Within Molothrus ater isolate BHLD 08-10-18 breed brown headed cowbird chromosome Z unlocalized genomic scaffold, BPBGC_Mater_1.1 matZ_random_MA36, whole genome shotgun sequence, the genomic segment CTTGGGGTGTGTAGTGGGCATTGTGGGACCACATGGATGGTGGATTTTGTGAGGGTCCTTCATGGGTGGGTCTCAGGGAgatttgtggggtttgtggggtcctgggggtggtGGGTCTTGGGAGGGTCCTGGGGGTAGTTGCTGTTAAGGGGTGCTATGGATCTGATATTTGGGGAGGTCCTGTGGGTGGTGTGTCTTGGGAAGTTGATGGATCTGGAGGGGTTCTTTAAGTGCTGGGGGGTCCTGTGGATGAGGGTTCCTACGGTTGGTGGGTCTTGGGGGAGTCCTGTGGGTGATGGATCTTGGGGTGTTGATAGGTGTTGGGGCTCCCTGTGGGTAGTGGTTCTAGACACACTTGTAGTGTCCATCTTGAGGACTCCAAAATCCAAGTCAAGGTGTTGCACCCACCTGCTCCTGGTGTCACCTCCAGGTGAACAACAATGGGGTGATCTCCTTTGACAAGCCCGTCAGACAATACACCCCCGACCCCTTCCCTCTGGCGGACGGGCGCCCTTTCGTAACTCCCTTCTGGGCAGATGTGGACAACGTGGAGGGTGGGGACATCTTCTACCGCCAGAGCACCGACCCGGCGCTGCTGGGGGACATCAGCCAGCACATCACCCAGTACTTCCCTGAAAGCCCTTTTACTGCCACATGGGCCTTTGTGGCCACCTGGGACCATGTGGCCTACTGGGGCTCCAAATCTGACAAGGTGAGGCCCATGGTCTATGGGGCATGAGGTGGGGCAACTCATTGGCTCTCGTTGACCCACTTGGAGGCCTTGCTGACCAACCTAACTTTGGCTTCCAGAACCCATCCCTGACCTTCATGACTCATCCTTGACGTCTGTGACCTTTCTCCATAGGGCAACAccttccaggctgtgctgaccACTGACTCCAAGATGTTCTACATCATCCTCAACTACTGGGACATCCAGTGGACCACAGGGGCAGCGAGTGATGGGGACGCTGAAACAGGACTTGGGGGCACCCCAGCACATGTAGGTGGggagggtggaggaggaggttgAGGTTGTCCCACTCCATGTtctgaggatgatgatgatgaagatcAGGGATTGGCCCATCCTATTTCCTGGGGATGATCATGATCATGATGAAGGTCCAGGATTGGCCCACACCATTTTTGAGAAGGTCAAGTGGCCCTGTCCCATCTTCTGGAGAGGATGATGATGGAGGTCAGAGGCTGGCCCATCCCAAATATTGGAGATGATAATGATGATAGTGttgatgatgatggtgatgatgatgattgatgatgatgatgatggtgattgatgatgatgatgatgatggtgaagACAGGAGGTTGTCCACCCTTCTTCTGGGGATGATCACCATAGTGATGGTCATGGTTTGGTACATATAATTTCTGGGTATATACACCAAGTATGTTCGcatcctgaaataat encodes:
- the LOC118698970 gene encoding sushi, nidogen and EGF-like domain-containing protein 1, producing the protein MSPSSIFFLLILGSMVDTKTSSEKGSLLYPYGPHQGDKTNPKLDDGTSEAITLSIPFTFYGKTHQTAFVNNNGVISFDKPVRQYTPDPFPLADGRPFVTPFWADVDNVEGGDIFYRQSTDPALLGDISQHITQYFPESPFTATWAFVATWDHVAYWGSKSDKGNTFQAVLTTDSKMFYIILNYWDIQWTTGAASDGDAETGLGGTPAHAGFNSGDDTNFYNIPGSQTDAIINITTTSNVKVPGRWVFRVDDFQAPDADPPQLDNNCWL